From the Acidovorax sp. NCPPB 3576 genome, the window CACATGTCGAACCCAAGGGCGACCTGGCAGGCGCCGAGGAAAGGGTCATTTCTGGAAGGCACTGAAGCTGCCGTGCGGCCACAGGGGCAGCATGGCATCGCAACGGCCTGCCGCCGCCCTGTCAGGGCGCCTTTGCACCGCCCTGACAGGGCGCATCGTAGACACAGCGGAACCCCACATACACCACGTCAAAGTCGGCCGGCTTCCATTGCATGGACGCGGCCTGCATCTGCGCCGCGCCATACCACCAGGAGCCGCCGGCGGTGAGTGCGGTATCGCCCTGCCGGTCGGCCAGCCATTCCCAGGCGTTGCCGCCCATGTCGTGCAGCGCGTTGACGCCACCGCGCGTGGCACCGGCCGGTGCCAGCCGCGGCCAGGCGTCGGCGCCGCTGGTGTTAGCGCCTTCAGGCGAATCGCCGGTCGGGTACGGGTAGGTGCGGCCCCGCACGAAGCCGGCACGAGTCCCTGCGCCCTGCTCGGTGTAAGCCGCCAGCGTCCATTGGGCGCGGGTGGGTAGGCGGCCTTGCGCCCAGGCGCAGAAGTCACGCGCCTCGTGCCAGTTGACGTGCACGGCGGGCCATTGCGGGCTGACCGGCGGCACGCCGAAGGGGCGGCGGAAGTTCCAGCCAGCGCGGCGCTCCCAGCCGCGGCCCCATTCGTGGCCGCCGCCCTCCCGTTCCGCCGTGGTGACACGGCCGGTGGCTTGCGCGAACTCGGCGAACCGGGCGATGGTGGTTTCGTGTCGATCAATGGCGAAGTCGCCAACGGACACCCGGTCCTGACCTTGTGCGGCCACCGCAAAGAGTGCGCAGGCCGTGCCGTGCAGGATTGCCTTCGGTGTTGTCATCCGTTCACTCCTGGGCCGGCGTGGTGTCAGGCGGGAACCGGCGCCTGGCGCGAGATCAGCCCCTCGCGCCGCAGCGACTCCCAGAACGATGCGGGAATGGTCACACGCATCGACGCCACGTTGGCCTGGACCTGGCCGGGCGCGCGGGCACCGGGAATGATCGCCGAAACCACCACCGGTGCCGCCGCGAACTGCAGCGCCGCCGTGCGGATATCAATGCCGTGCCGGTCGGCCACCACCGCCAGCCGCGCGCGCTTGTCGGCCGCGCCCGCGGGGATCTGGTCGCTGAAGTGATACCGGTTGCGCCCGCCCAGGAAGCCGTCGTTGAGCGGCGTGCCGACGACCACGGATATGCCCTTGCGCTGCAGTGCCGGGAAGGTGCGCGAGAGCGCCACCTCGTGGTCGAGGATGGAGTACTGGCAGGCCAGCAGCACCACATCGGGCGTCGGCACGTCCGATTCAGCGGCCAGCACGGCGGCGTCGGGCGTGTTGATGCCGAAACCCCAGCCACCAATCATCCCCTGATCGCGCATGCGGGCCAGCTCACCCATGGCACCGCCGGTGCCCGCCGCAACGGCGAAGTGGTCGCGCCACGTGCCTGGCAGTTCGCTGTTGTCGGGCGACAGGTCGTGGATGTAGACGATGTCGATCTTGGGCAGGCCCAGCCGTTGCAGGCTGTCCTCCACCGAGCGGCGCGCACCGGCCGCCGTGAAGTCGTAGCGATACGCCATGGGCGCGGGCTGCACCCACAGCGCGGCATTGGGCAGCGGCCCGCGGCTGGCCTGCAGCATGCGCCCGACCTTGGTGGACACGACGTAGTCGTCGGGATGCTTGCCGCGCAGGAAGTGGCCCAGCCGGTATTCGCTCAGGCCGTAGCCGTAGAACGGAGAGGTATCGAAGTGGCGCACGCCCGCGTCCCATGCGGCCTGCAACACAGCCTGCGCTTGCGCGTCGCTGAGGGCGGCGAAGATGTTGCCGATCTGCGTGCCGCCCAGGCCGAAGCGGAATGCGGGCCGATAACGTTGCCCGGGAGCAGCCGCTGCATTGCGGGGCAGCGCCCGGTCGGTCATCGGCCCCCGCGTAGCCAGGACGCTGCCCCGCTCGGTGAGCGCGGCAGACAGGCCGGGCGCCTGAGCCCGCGCCAGGGGCGAGGCGGCCAGGCCGGTGAACGTGGCGGCGGTAGTGGTTGCGGCATGCAGGAAGTTGCGGCGGTCCATGATGTTTTGATCCTTGGTGAAATGACGAAGTCCGAACAGCGACGACTCGAGGTCGGACGCGAAAGCCGGGGGGAGTGATGACGCGGCGCGCTCACCGCCGCGCTCGCAATGCCGCCTGGGCCCGGCGGACCAGCCCCTGATACTGGTTCTGCTTGTCGGGATACCAGGGCAGCGACTGCACCTTGCCGAAGCCGGCCAGCGCTTCAACGTAGCGCGCCGTGTGCCCGCGCTGCGACGCGTCAGGCAGCAGTCCCGCGTCGCCGACGGTTACCTGCGCACTGCCGTAGAGCGGTGAGGTGTCCACGACCTTGGCACCAGCGCTGACGTACTGGCCGATGACGTCGTACAGATCGGAGCGGGGCGCGCCAGGCAATCGATCGAACGTCAGGAACGTGGCCGGGCCCAGGCTGCCGCGCGGGAACGTGCGGCGGGTGGACATGCGGTGAGTCAGGATGGCCATGGATGCACTCCAAAAAAACGGTGGGCGGGGTGCGCGGTCGCCCCACGCGCCGCGCAGGGCCCCATGGTCCGCACGCAGCTGACCGATGCCGCTCGAACGGATTACAGATTGGTAATCCAACGCGCAGGGGGTGCAGGCACAATCGGCCCGGAGGTGAAACAGGTGCACAAAGTGCTGGTGATCGAGGACGACCGCGGCGTGGCCGACTATCTGCACCAGGGGCTGTCCGAGTGCGGCTACCGCGTCGATGTGGCGCACGACGGCCCCAGCGGGCGGGCGCTGGCACTGGGCGGCAACTATGCGCTGGTGCTGCTGGACGTCATGCTACCGGGATGCGACGGCTTCGAGGTGCTGCGCGCCATTCGGGACAAGGGCGGGCAGCCCGTGCTGATGCTGACGGCACGCGACCGGCTGGACGACAAGGTACTGGGCCTGAATGCGGGTGCGGACGACTACCTCGTCAAGCCGTTCGCCTTTTCCGAACTGCGGGCACGGGTCGAGGCGCTGATTCGCCGGGGCCATGCCAGCATTCAGGAGCAGACCGTGCTGCGCGTCGCCGATCTGGAACTGGACCTGGCAGCGCACAATGTGCGCCGCGAAGGCCGCCGCATCGAGCTGTCTACCAAGGAATTCCAGCTGCTGTCCTTGCTGCTGCGCCGCAAGGGACAGGTGCTGACCCGCACCACGTTGGCCGAACGCGTCTGGAACATCCATTTCGACTCCGACACCAACATGGTGGAAGTCGCGGTGCGGCGCCTGCGCGCCAAGGTGGACGACGCATTCCGCCACAAGTTGATCCACACGGTGCGCGGTGTGGGCTACATCCTGGAGTTCCGCGGAGGTGCAGATGGCGACGCATGAACCCCGCCGGCGGGCGCCGCATTCCGTGGTGCGCCGCCTGGCGCTGCAGTTGGGCCTGGGCGTGGCGCTGCTGCTGGGTGCGATTTCCGTCGTCGTATACCTGGGGGTGCAGACGCTGCAGGAGCAGGCCCAGTCGCGCATCTTGGGCATCAAGGTCCAGAAGCTGGTGGAAACCTCCAGCGCGATGTGGCGACCCGAGAACCAGGACTTTCTGCACCTGCTGCAGACCAACGCCGTCAAGCGCCAGGGCTCGCGGCTGCAGCTGCTGCACCCCGACGGCTCGGCGTTCTACCTCGATCCCCACGACGAAGCACACACGCTGTCGCCGCAGGTGCGTTCACGCAGCTTCGAGCTGCGGTCGGCTGACGGACAGCGGTCGCTGCGGGGCCGCTTCGATGTCGATATCGCAGAGGACGAGCAGCGACAGCAGACCCTGGCGCGCCTGCTGGCCCTGGCCACCGCGGCCGGGGCTTTGGTGAGCGCAGGACTCGGATTCGCCGTAGTGCGGCATGGCCTGCGCCCGCTGAGCCAACTGGCCCGGCAGACCCAGGCGATGTCTGCAGGCCGGCAACTCGCGCATCTGCAACTGTCGGCGCGCAGTGCCGAGCTGGCGCCGCTGGTAGACCAGTTCAACGAACTCATCGACCGGCTCGAAGCGGGCCGCGCGCAACTGGAGGCTTTCAATGCCGACGTGGCGCATGAGCTGAGAACGCCGCTCACCGCGCTCATCGGCAAGACCGAGCTGGCGCTGTCGCGACCGCGTGCGGCGCCCGAGCTGGCGCGAACGCTGGCGTCCAACCTGGAAGATCTGGGGCGCATGGCCTCGGTGGTGAACGATATGTTGTTCCTGGCGCGCGCCGACGGAGGGCTGCGCGCGCGCGTGGATGCGCCACGCAATCTGGGTCTGCTCATCACCGAACTGTTCGAGTACCACGAGGCCGACGCCGCTGAGCGGGGCCTGCGGCTAGCCCTGGAAGGCGAGCTCATGCTGCCGGTGGACGAACGGTTGGTGCAGCGCGGCGTCTCCAACCTGCTCAGCAACGCGTGCCGCTATGCCGCGCCAGGCAGCACCGTCCGCGTGAAGCTGGCTGCGGGCGGTGCGGACGGCCCCGGCGTGTCAGTGGCCAACGAAGGGCCACCGATTCCCGAGGCCGCATTGCCTCGCCTGTTCGACCGCTTCTATCGCGGCGACTCGGCCCGGCACCGCGAGGGCATGCACGCGGGCCTGGGACTGTCCATCGTGGCGGCCATCGCCCGCATGCACGGCGGCGATGTCTGGGCGCGCTCGGCGGCCGACGGCACCGAGGTCGGCATGCGGTTCGGGACGGCGCCGGCCGGCTGACGACCTCTCCGCATCTGCGCACGTGCCCGCGCTGCGTGCCGTCGTCGCAACCGTCCTGGGCGCACGGTCTCAGCCATCCCCCCCGCCGCTGATCCGTTGCATCCCCGGGTCGCGCCGCGGGAAGGCGCGGGTCGACAGGGCATGGCTTTAGCATGCGCCCATGCACGGCACCCTGTTTCCCTCCCGATCGCCTTCCCGGCATGCAGCCCATCGACTCGGCCCCGCGCCGTGGCCGAGAGGCCCCCGCCTCGCTGCCACCCTGCTGCTGGCCCTGCTCGCCGGCTGCGCGCATGCGCCCCCGGACCCTGCCGCCCCCACCCCCTGGCTCGCCCAGGTCCAGGCCCTGCTGCCCGCCGATGTGCTGCTGATCGGCGAGCAGCACGATGCCCCCGAACACCAGGCGCTGGAGCGCGAGGCCGTGCAGTGGCTGGCCGCGCGCGGGCAACTGGCGGCGCTGGTGATGGAGATGGCCGACAGCGGGCGGGCCACCGACGGCCTGCCCCGCGATGCGGACGAGGCCCAGGTGCAGCAGGCGCTCGGCTGGAA encodes:
- a CDS encoding formylglycine-generating enzyme family protein, producing the protein MTTPKAILHGTACALFAVAAQGQDRVSVGDFAIDRHETTIARFAEFAQATGRVTTAEREGGGHEWGRGWERRAGWNFRRPFGVPPVSPQWPAVHVNWHEARDFCAWAQGRLPTRAQWTLAAYTEQGAGTRAGFVRGRTYPYPTGDSPEGANTSGADAWPRLAPAGATRGGVNALHDMGGNAWEWLADRQGDTALTAGGSWWYGAAQMQAASMQWKPADFDVVYVGFRCVYDAPCQGGAKAP
- a CDS encoding aldo/keto reductase, yielding MDRRNFLHAATTTAATFTGLAASPLARAQAPGLSAALTERGSVLATRGPMTDRALPRNAAAAPGQRYRPAFRFGLGGTQIGNIFAALSDAQAQAVLQAAWDAGVRHFDTSPFYGYGLSEYRLGHFLRGKHPDDYVVSTKVGRMLQASRGPLPNAALWVQPAPMAYRYDFTAAGARRSVEDSLQRLGLPKIDIVYIHDLSPDNSELPGTWRDHFAVAAGTGGAMGELARMRDQGMIGGWGFGINTPDAAVLAAESDVPTPDVVLLACQYSILDHEVALSRTFPALQRKGISVVVGTPLNDGFLGGRNRYHFSDQIPAGAADKRARLAVVADRHGIDIRTAALQFAAAPVVVSAIIPGARAPGQVQANVASMRVTIPASFWESLRREGLISRQAPVPA
- a CDS encoding heavy metal response regulator transcription factor; the encoded protein is MHKVLVIEDDRGVADYLHQGLSECGYRVDVAHDGPSGRALALGGNYALVLLDVMLPGCDGFEVLRAIRDKGGQPVLMLTARDRLDDKVLGLNAGADDYLVKPFAFSELRARVEALIRRGHASIQEQTVLRVADLELDLAAHNVRREGRRIELSTKEFQLLSLLLRRKGQVLTRTTLAERVWNIHFDSDTNMVEVAVRRLRAKVDDAFRHKLIHTVRGVGYILEFRGGADGDA
- a CDS encoding heavy metal sensor histidine kinase → MATHEPRRRAPHSVVRRLALQLGLGVALLLGAISVVVYLGVQTLQEQAQSRILGIKVQKLVETSSAMWRPENQDFLHLLQTNAVKRQGSRLQLLHPDGSAFYLDPHDEAHTLSPQVRSRSFELRSADGQRSLRGRFDVDIAEDEQRQQTLARLLALATAAGALVSAGLGFAVVRHGLRPLSQLARQTQAMSAGRQLAHLQLSARSAELAPLVDQFNELIDRLEAGRAQLEAFNADVAHELRTPLTALIGKTELALSRPRAAPELARTLASNLEDLGRMASVVNDMLFLARADGGLRARVDAPRNLGLLITELFEYHEADAAERGLRLALEGELMLPVDERLVQRGVSNLLSNACRYAAPGSTVRVKLAAGGADGPGVSVANEGPPIPEAALPRLFDRFYRGDSARHREGMHAGLGLSIVAAIARMHGGDVWARSAADGTEVGMRFGTAPAG